The following proteins are co-located in the Bos indicus isolate NIAB-ARS_2022 breed Sahiwal x Tharparkar chromosome 8, NIAB-ARS_B.indTharparkar_mat_pri_1.0, whole genome shotgun sequence genome:
- the SPATA31G1 gene encoding spermatogenesis-associated protein 31G1, which yields MEWLPEDLRGSEGVAGLLWNQLTYALACRHCGSSCLQSPGNLITLFLFMVWQIQRWWQLGTWQQLQPWYSGDKMRGKGLPLLYRVAFLDHLWKQKSEEEEEAFLDPLKTCSLPKEAPIGEQVTTAPSQPSCNSEGLHKAPGTLEQGLTQAPNPPRSFPTFQILTNLPVRHTTTSGSRPQERKSQFFWGLPSLHSESLEAIFLSSGGLSPLKLSVSPSVFFNKLAFLPRSPVLLLPWYGFPTPLPTQEAHTTEDLERMASDPQQLPSPSSPPVPSLPLHLNPFPMDRKTVLSGTEANTQWLTRQREIPWVSGDQALHQQPNFQRTRPSKLFYSSEVWWKVPCDPSLQQHFPDSLSASLAENPSSLLGALTRSEAPWQTMGQKEDPKIPEPAMPATSLTQASLPECQGVSPLGGPSGSEALWETMRQREKPQIPEPAILVPCQSVAPLIEPQGTNTLGVPPADKTQWGTTGHKESTQAFQPPMPAPCQPLDPLSEAQEISPEGGPSATKDFWGSLGHRANPMASGSLVSALCPSPHPLPELLGGRLLGESSGYEPQWRYRENSTKSWASEPPAFDLDPGLHGTRSTCVPSESETPRKGMESKENLCVSADPVSPPSFPSASLESIGTGVQAVLSDSNTLRGAIRQRENLWTSESPAPGHSLSLAPVLEHHRISPVGGLTGSETAWKDTDHSRNSWASESPSLAFSTPPVLVLDSLRASPMGVPFESEARCGDLGGRKDSRTSELPDCSLPQDPHGANSLGVQPDSKPIWGDVEQKEICWVPASPVWSPSPLPNSVSKCHTSEPIGDKPDYKPEEETVKHTENCRTTELPAATPRFSALLPDPHIDLEFVRRNMQHLRGIIQDPNPPAVDHLQPIPWPPAQAQALKIESNQPGLPKGGLLTGANTKTPSSQGEAIPKVPTYSGIRPWHWSKELELRLEKLQQSPASRSPSQSFSSSLILSSTTQATRKLSSCPPQQTHPPSLWPHSSSCHPPKAQSTVTQPVQVPYCYHSHFSFQPQTQKSGRAEQGSRKEQRKQAKTVYQISPQESCVHMEAGENCLGQEEPSNPVVLASGRRQDKASALSSAKKRASPRKPKGGDYGEADASLGSFTVTEESHPAQARLAENLVSRLSRGSQQSNQCSPHTAFYPQPHSKYLSSQGQRGARLGTPDILSPRHCKPCPWAWKHLSSSPPAPLTSSLQRILAKFLGTHGSMPTKSISRGKPGSTGTQYKYPKK from the coding sequence CTGTATCGTGTGGCTTTCCTTGATCACCTGTGGAAGCAGAagtcagaggaggaagaggaggcattTCTGGATCCACTGAAGACATGTTCTCTTCCTAAAGAAGCTCCTATTGGAGAGCAAGTCACTACAGCCCCATCTCAGCCATCTTGTAATTCTGAAGGCCTCCATAAGGCCCCAGGGACACTAGAGCAAGGACTCACACAGGCCCCAAACCCTCCCCGATCCTTTCCCACCTTTCAGATCTTGACCAACCTGCCTGTGAGGCACACGACAACATCAGGGAGCCGCCCACAGGAGAGAAAAAGCCAGTTCTTCTGGGGTCTGCCCTCTCTGCATAGTGAGTCCTTGGAGGCCATCTTCCTGAGCTCAGGTGGCCTTTCTCCCTTGAAGCTATCTGTTAGTCCTTCTGTCTTCTTTAACAAGCTTGCCTTCCTGCCTAGATCCCCAGTATTGCTGCTTCCCTGGTATGGCTTCCCAACCCCACTTCCCACTCAGGAAGCCCATACTACAGAGGATCTGGAAAGGATGGCCTCTGATCCTCAACAACTTCCCTCTCCATCTTCCcctcctgtcccatcacttccccTTCATCTTAACCCCTTTCCCATGGACCGTAAGACAGTCCTATCTGGCACTGAAGCAAATACACAGTGGCTTACGCGGCAGAGAGAGATCCCTTGGGTCTCCGGGGATCAAGCTCTGCACCAACAGCCTAACTTTCAAAGAACCAGACCCTCCAAGCTCTTCTATTCATCTGAGGTCTGGTGGAAGGTGCCATGTGATCCTAGTCTCCAACAACACTTTCCAGACTCACTCTCTGCCTCCCTAGCAGAGAATCCCTCTAGTCTCCTGGGAGCCCTAACTAGGTCTGAGGCCCCATGGCAGACCATGGGGCAAAAGGAGGACCCCAAAATCCCTGAGCCAGCAATGCCAGCTACCAGCCTAACCCAAGCTTCTCTGCCAGAATGCCAGGGAGTCAGCCCTCTTGGAGGCCCTTCTGGATCTGAGGCCCTCTGGGAAACCATGAGGCAAAGAGAGAAGCCTCAGATCCCTGAGCCTGCCATCTTGGTCCCTTGCCAATCCGTAGCCCCCTTGATAGAGCCTCAAGGAACTAACACCCTGGGAGTTCCACCTGCAGATAAGACTCAATGGGGAACCACAGGACATAAAGAGAGTACTCAAGCCTTTCAGCCCCCAATGCCAGCCCCCTGCCAGCCTCTAGACCCTCTGTCAGAAGCccaggaaatcagccctgaaggAGGACCTTCTGCAACCAAGGATTTCTGGGGATCCTTGGGACACAGAGCTAACCCTATGGCCTCTGGGTCTCTAGTGTCAGCCCTCTGCCCTTCCCCACATCCCCTGCCAGAACTCCTGGGAGGCAGACTCTTGGGAGAGTCATCTGGATATGAGCCCCAGTGGAGATACAGAGAAAATTCAACAAAATCTTGGGCCTCGGAGCCTCCAGCCTTTGACCTTGACCCAGGGCTCCATGGAACCAGATCTACTTGTGTTCCTTCAGAATCTGAGACTCCAAGGAAGGGCATGGAGAGTAAAGAAAATCTCTGTGTCTCTGCAGACCCAGTTTCACCTCCCAGCTTCCCCTCAGCTTCTCTGGAGTCCATAGGCACAGGTGTCCAggcagtcttgtctgactccaaCACTTTGAGGGGGGCCATAAGGCAGAGAGAGAACCTCTGGACTTCAgagtccccagcccctggccacaGCCTCTCTCTTGCTCCTGTTCTAGAACACCACAGAATCAGTCCTGTGGGAGGCCTCACTGGGTCAGAAACTGCATGGAAGGACACTGATCACTCCAGGAATTCCTGGGCTTCTGAATCCCCATCTCTGGCCTTCAGCACACCCCCAGTTCTTGTACTGGATTCCCTCAGAGCTAGCCCTATGGGAGTCCCATTTGAATCTGAAGCTAGATGTGGGGACCTAGGAGGGAGAAAGGACTCCCGGACCTCAGAGCTCCCGGACTGCAGCTTACCCCAAGACCCACATGGAGCCAACTCCTTGGGAGTCCAGCCTGACTCTAAGCCTATTTGGGGGGATGTGGAGCAGAAAGAAATCTGTTGGGTTCCTGCGTCCCCAGTGTGGAGCCCCAGCCCACTCCCAAACTCTGTGTCCAAGTGTCACACGAGTGAGCCTATTGGAGACAAACCTGACTATAAGCCTGAGGAGGAAACAGTGAAACATACAGAGAACTGCAGGACCACTGAACTCCCAGCTGCAACTCCCAGGTTCTCTGCTCTTCTACCAGATCCACACATTGACCTTGAGTTTGTGAGAAGGAATATGCAACATCTCAGAGGGATCATCCAGGACCCCAACCCTCCAGCAGTGGATCACCTACAGCCAATACCCTGGCCTCCTGCCCAAGCTCAAGCTCTGAAGATTGAGTCCAACCAACCTGGCCTACCCAAGGGAGGGCTGTTAACAGGGGCTAACACAAAGACTCCATCCTCCCAGGGTGAGGCTATCCCAAAGGTACCCACCTACTCTGGGATCCGGCCCTGGCACTGGAGTAAGGAGCTGGAACTCAGGCTGGAGAAACTACAGCAGAGCCCTGCTTCCAGATCTCCAAGTCAGTCATTCAGCAGCTCCCTTATCCTGAGCTCCACAACTCAAGCCACCCGGAAACTCTCTTCTTGCCCACCACAGCAGACTCATCCCCCAAGTCTGTGGCCGCACTCTTCAAGCTGTCATCCCCCTAAAGCTCAGAGCACAGTGACTCAGCCTGTCCAGGTCCCCTACTGTTATCACTCCCACTTCTCTTTCCAACCTCAGACACAAAAGTCTGGCAGGGCAGAACAAGGGTCTCGGAAAGAGCAAAGAAAGCAAGCAAAGACAGTGTACCAGATCTCACCCCAAGAGTCATGTGTTCACATGGAGGCTGGTGAGAACtgcctgggccaggaagagcccTCAAACCCTGTGGTTCTAGCCTCAGGCAGGAGACAAGACAAAGCTTCAGCCCTATCTTCAGCCAAAAAGAGAGCCAGCCCCAGGAAACCCAAAGGAGGAGACTATGGAGAAGCAGATGCAAGTTTGGGGTCATTCACAGTTACAGAGGAAAGCCACCCAGCTCAGGCCAGATTAGCAGAGAACCTTGTCAGTAGACTTTCACGAGGATCTCAGCAGAGCAACCAGTGCTCTCCACACACTGCTTTCTACCCCCAGCCTCACTCCAAGTATTTAAGTTCCCAAGGTCAGAGAGGGGCAAGGCTGGGAACTCCTGACATTCTGTCCCCTAGGCACTGTAAGCCCTGCCCTTGGGCATGGAAGCATCTTTCCTCCTCACCTCCCGCTCCCCTTACCAGCAGTCTCCAAAGGATATTAGCCAAGTTTCTGGGTACCCATGGATCCATGCCCACCAAatccatcagcagaggaaagcCTGGTAGTACTGGCACCCAATATAAGTATCCCAAGAAATGA